Genomic segment of Candidatus Omnitrophota bacterium:
CCGGAACGCAGGCCAATGGTCGAGGAATACTGGAAGAAGTGCGACCCTTTTTATTGTGACGGTGAAGGCGCAGAGTCGTTCGATGATTTCATTAACCGCGTAAAAAGAACGCTTGGAAGGCTAAGGAGCAGGAGAGAGAGCGTTATTGCGATATTCAGCCACGAGCAATTTATTAAGGCCTTGCTGTGGGTGATTGATAAGGGAGAGATCGCGCGCCTATCTTCCGAGGATATGAAAGAATACAAAGACCTCCTTGCTGTCAACAGGATCCCGAATTGTGGTATAGTGGAGATTGAAATTTAGAATTGAATGTGATTTTGTTTGTTCCGGTATAGCATGGGGGAGGTGATGAAAAATTAAACAATGATACTGGACGAGCGGTAAAGATAAATCGATTAACCGGGGAGAAGCAGATGGGTAAGTATGTCATTT
This window contains:
- a CDS encoding histidine phosphatase family protein codes for the protein MKKKVYLIRHAESEANAGGRTSEPSKVALSPAGIKQAEEMVALISEMPESIVTSSYIRTTQTAAPLMKKSRKTPHEEWEVHEFTYLAPGRCKNTSSPERRPMVEEYWKKCDPFYCDGEGAESFDDFINRVKRTLGRLRSRRESVIAIFSHEQFIKALLWVIDKGEIARLSSEDMKEYKDLLAVNRIPNCGIVEIEI